The genome window GGTACCGGAAAGCCTGTCCCCAGGGCAAGGTGGATCGAACGCCGGAGAGATATACGGTGGGGGTTAAGGGAACCCCCACCGTGGGCCGTTCCGTTCAGCATGGTGGAGGCGGACGGCAATGGACCTGTGGCTCGTGTGGCTCATCATCGCGGCGCTGCTCGGTATCGCGGAGATCTTCACCCTCACGGCGGCCCTGGGGATACTCGGCGCCGCCGCGCTGCTCACCGCAGGGATCGCGCTCCTCGGGCTGCCGCTGGGCGCCCAGCTCCTCGTGTTCGCCGCCGCCTCGACCGCCGGGATCGTGGTGGTGCGGCCCATCGCACGGCGGCTCCTCCGGCAGCCGGCGCCGCAGCGGTTCGGGGTGTCCGCCCTCATCGGCAAGCCCGCGTACGTGATCAAGGAGGTCACCGCCCACGACGGCAGGGTGCGGATCGGCGGCGAGGAGTGGTCCGCACGCGCGTACGACGAGAGCCTCGTCATCCCGGCCGGCACAACGGTCGACGTCATCCAGATCGAGGGGGCCACCGCCCTCGTCTACCCGCGGGAGTGAGCATGGACGGAGCTTTGATCGCCGGCATCGTCGTCGTCCTGATCGTGGTGTTCACGGTGCTGCGCGCGGTCCGCATCGTGCCCCAGGCGAGGGCGGCGAACGTCGAACGGCTGGG of Thermobispora bispora DSM 43833 contains these proteins:
- a CDS encoding NfeD family protein, whose translation is MDLWLVWLIIAALLGIAEIFTLTAALGILGAAALLTAGIALLGLPLGAQLLVFAAASTAGIVVVRPIARRLLRQPAPQRFGVSALIGKPAYVIKEVTAHDGRVRIGGEEWSARAYDESLVIPAGTTVDVIQIEGATALVYPRE